The Pseudanabaena sp. BC1403 genome segment GGAGTTAGAGGTATGAGTTGGAAGAAGTTACTATTCAAAGATTTCATAACGTTACAACGTGGGTTTGATTTAACAAAAACTCAAATGAAAGAAGGAGAAGTTCCTGTCCTTGGATCAAATTGCATTATTGGCTATCACAATGAATCAAAAGTAACTCCTCAAGGCGTTGTAACAGGAAGATCTGGAACACTTGGAGTAGTACAGTTTATTGAAAAAGATTTCTGGCCGCACAATACAGCACTCTGGGTAAAGGACTTTAAAGGAAATATTCCTAGATTTGTTTACTACAAATTACAAACTCTACATTTAGAAAATTTCAATGGAGGGGCTTCTGTTCCCACTTTAAACCGAAATGTATTAGATACTCTTCCAGTAAGCGCTCCAGATGTAGAAACTCAATCAAAAATAGCAACTACGCTATCCAATTATGATGATCTTATCGAAAATAATCGGCGGCGCATTCAGTTGCTTGAGCGATCGCTGCATCTGCTCTATAAAGAATGGTTTGTCCATCTCCGCTTCCCCAGTCACAAACACAGCAAAATTGTAGATGGTATCCCTGAAGGATGGTCTAAGATTTCACTAGGAGAAGCACTTACTTTACAGAGAGGATTCGATCTACCTACCGCAGAGAGAAAAAATGGGAGATATCCAGTTTTCGCATCAACTGGAATCAATGGATATCATGATCAATACAAAGTT includes the following:
- a CDS encoding restriction endonuclease subunit S, which encodes MSKIRETGFKGVRGMSWKKLLFKDFITLQRGFDLTKTQMKEGEVPVLGSNCIIGYHNESKVTPQGVVTGRSGTLGVVQFIEKDFWPHNTALWVKDFKGNIPRFVYYKLQTLHLENFNGGASVPTLNRNVLDTLPVSAPDVETQSKIATTLSNYDDLIENNRRRIQLLERSLHLLYKEWFVHLRFPSHKHSKIVDGIPEGWSKISLGEALTLQRGFDLPTAERKNGRYPVFASTGINGYHDQYKVKAPCVVTGRSGSLGTVMYVAEDFWPLNTTLWVKEFKLVEPLIALYLLRSLKLEQYNGGAAVPTLNRNDVHRIEFSCPPKKLQEFFLDVANPIYSQMRVLEQQNVQLKQARDLLLPKLMSGAISV